TGCCATTTTGTCAAGCTGTCTCGTCGCCTTCCAGCGTGGTGGCAAGAGGGCTCGTTTCCCGCTCCATTCTTGTGTCGTTCGTGTCAAAAGTGACTGGAGCATACCTCCAGACCTGAACTCAGTTACCCCAATACTAAAGATATCAAAATCTATGATTTTGGAGGGTTTAGACAAAATTGCAGATAGAGACTACTCCATTTTGGAACCAATAATGAATATAACAGTCACTGTCAAGCAACAAGATATGGGTCAAGTCTTACAAGATCTGACAGGTGCCTGTAAGGCTAATATTTTATCTATCGAGGACGAGCATGATGTGAGTAGCGAAGAGAATTTTGATCTaacctttcaaaagattgCCGAAGAACAATATTTACCTTCGGACAATACTATGGATAAAGCCAATATATCTAGCGGTTCAAGCATCAACAAGATTATCAAAGCTCTAGTTCCAGTCGGAGAAATGGTTTCCTATACGAGCAAGCTCAGAAGCCTTACACAGGGAAGGGGCAGCTATCACATGGAATATTCTGGAATGGAAAAGGTAACTGGCGACCGGCTTCCAATGATTTTAGAGAACTACTAAACGCGGAATGGGGAGAACCATCTTAATACTGAAACTTAAACGTTTGTTTATAACTTGTAAATACAATTCTTAATACAGTAATGGAGATATCATTACCAGAAAACAGACAGAAAGCCGCTAATCGGCTGTTTCCCAGCTATATTGTCAGATGCCCAATTTCTATAAAAAACGGAGCTCTAAGCTAATCGAAGCTTCATATCTTATCATTTGTTTGGGACTGGGGCACGAAAGCCGCTATATACTGAGCAATGCATACAGGACGCGTATTTTAGACTTTGTGCGACAAGAAACAAGGTTACTCATGGACTCTGAAAACTGTGACCAGATACTTTGAAATGGCATTGGGTTCATCAGATTGTTGAAATACAGTCTTCGTGTACAGTGAAACTGCCTGGAATGACATTGTGTTTTGTTCaacgtcaaagaaaagagcAAGCCCAAGATAAGTGTTCGCTGCAAGAACTTCGTAAGCCACTGACTACTACAGCTAGGTTTTCTGATTATCTtaaggtttttgatgactCAAGGGCTGTACCAAACACACTGCCTGCGGCATCCAGCGAAAGGTCCCTGATAGTTTAAGACTTAATGCTAGCTTACTCCTCATTGAATGTTCCTAGATCAAGTGCCGCCAAATGTTACTTTGAATGAAGACAGAGAGCTACAACGATATGCTCATAGCCATTATAAATTTAGCAACCAAGTTTAAAATCTCTTTAGAAGGTGCGTAGTTTTAGGCGAATGCCTGTGTTTTCCTTAGCGTCTTCATGAACTACTGCTGTTTAGACCCCATAATTAACTATCACGATGTCATGCAACAATGAGCTAGTAAGGGCGAGTGCCGTCAAAAGGGTGAAAGACCCACGAATCCCAAGGAAAGTTATCAGAGATGATAAGGATCATAGGAGCAGCGTCGATAATTGAAAACGAGGCCAGCAATATACTATATAAGTAACCAGTGAGGCCTCAGAAGGTTTATGAATTTGAATACAGTCGAATTCTAACCACAACATGCGAGCAGGCCCGAAGTCTAGCGTAAATAATGTGTCTCAGAAATTCTCGTTGGCTTCCTGGACGCTTGTATGGCGAGTGATGACAGTGTGTCGTAGAttattatgagcttctggattatgatgaagttggcagttaatagcctctatacGGTCGCGATTACTCTTCTATTCGAGGATCCTTCctcctttcttctacttaatgtcatactgagccttggatgcagtagtacttatagttatagatccggagacctagagcaagcctcattatctctagTGTTCttcattatctctgatgttgttccttcgttgtctcagaatatccttgttccattattgttttatgacaCAGTAAAACATCTTTATTATAAAGATATATAGATATCAGAAGGAGCTTCTTACAAGTCTTATTCCTCGTGGCCCAATGGTCACGGCGTCTGGCTACGATTGTATCCACTTCTGAAACCAGAAGATTCCAGGTTCGACTCCTGGCGGGGAAGACTTACTTTAATTTTTATTGGTCTTGATATCTAGGaccaattttttttctctgGCGGTAGGTATGTGTACAAAAAATTACGCATAGGAAGTAAATAGGCTCTAAAAAGTTACTATTTAGCTAGTATCTATCTTatctcaaaaactgaacTATTTCTTCGCCAAAAAATCTTGTGAGCTCTCCGTTAGTATCATCGAGATGTGTGAGTCTGGAGGCCAGCTTCAACATGTCGTAGTTGATCACAGAAGTCAATCGAGAGTCTTCTTTGTAGTCAGGGTGATTCAAAATAAAGTCACGTAAGAACCTGGCAGTTGTTGGCAATGCACCCGTAGCTCTATCGGATATGAGTTTCAAATAGTAGTACAGCCTGAGATGCGCAGATTGGCGagaatttttgagttcCGTccatgaagaagagacgAATCCCTTGTGAACCAAAATGCGATCTATAAATTGAGGGAAAATACCACTTTCTGGGTGATGGAAAATCTCTGTGAATGACAGCTTTCGCGTCCCTTCCTTATTGAAGCCAATTTTCCAGTAAAACTCTTCGTCAAGTACAGCATCGCGGCGGTGTGCAATCTCCATATTTTTCCAGACTTCTGACATGGGCACATACGCATTGATATCGTCGCTGAAGGTCAACAGGCATTCAACGACCAAGTATATGAAGTTTGCATAGGCTGCATTTTCAAAGTCAGTCAAATGAATCTCCATAGGTCTAAACTCAACGCGCCATCCGGGAcactttttgttttctggGGTAGCCTCTTGAGTAGGTGGTTTGAACCGTAGTGTCTGCCAGTTTGTGCTCTGGATATTTTCGAAATGATCCGTCGAATGCTTGTTATCTTGGTCAACgcgttcttgaaagaccaCCAAGGGGTCCCTGATAAACAAATGAGAAAAATGGCGAGCGAGGTCGAAGTCCATTGGGAAAATATCATTGGACTGAAGCCGTTCTAGGACTTCTTGATTGACCGGAACATCGGTGTCATTGAATTCGCGGTCAAAAAAAGAGTTACCACCCAAGTAGAGATCCACTGCGCTGTACCTGGACTTTGGAATCCGCATAGGATGTTCATTGAGAGACTTACCGTTACCATTGTTGTATTCAGGCAAAAGTGGTTCGGTACTCCGCTCATACGGGGTGCGGTCATCTACGGCGCCAGAAATCACATTCCAACGGACATCCTGGTCGGCCAACCATCCCTTGAAAGCTGGCGAGGCGGCAGTCGCAGCAAGGAAGATTGGAGCAAAGTTGACGAGCGAATCGTAGAGGTACCGAGCCTTGTCGACTGTTGGCGCTTGGAATGTCAACTGCAAGCAGCTGCAGCCCATGCCGAAGCCCATGGAATCCATGTATATGTGGCCGGGTTTGGACGCCAATGGGCCCTCCTTGTCTTCAATGGTGAACCAGTCACGCACGAAAACAGTATCATCGTGGTCAGGTGTTCGTTTATCCTTGTACATGGGAACGTTCATGCACACCTTTTCTCCTCGCCGCGTGCGTATGTTCGCCGTTAAAGTGGGGAACCTCGCGTGCCGGTTTATGATTTCGTCCGGTAGATACAGAGACCTCGAGGCGCTATTGTGGTGGTCCCACGACTCGCTCAGATCCGTGAAGCCCGGACACCCCATACGAGGAAACACAGCCAGCGAGAGCAGTTCAACCCCACGCTTTTCTAGCTTGCTGTCAACAATTGCCCTGCGCTCCCCCATGTTTTCCTCCACGTAGTTGCTCATAAAGCCTGTGTAGGGCCTTGCAGGCGTAGCCTCGATCATATAGCGGCCGTATTCGGGGTGGAAGGATGTATTGTGCGCCTGGCAAACCCCTACATCCTCCGTGTTTAGCGCGCATAGAacatcgtcgtcgtcaaCCGCCAGAACAGCATTGCGTCCAGCATCGTCAATTTTGCACATCATGTACTCTATCTCGTCCCCCCACAGAAGGGGGTCGTTCTTCCTGCCGTTCGCCGCCAGGAAGATGTACAGAAGTTGCTCAATGCCGTTCTTTCTCACATGGTCATTATACTGGCGGGATTCAGGCCACTCAAGTGGGGTCCcgagagaaagaagacccATTGCTGATCCCCTGCCGCTCAGTTAAAAAGGTCAAGTCCTGCGCGCGCTGTGCTTTTATTAGCCACTTTTTGGAATGCTTTCGTGCAGACAACTAAATCTGACAAATTGTGTGcgaatttttttttgcattATCAGAAAAACTCGAGCCGAAAACTTCGCTCACAGCTCGGCGTAAAGGCCCCACATTGTGTCCATCCACAACACGAGTCTCAATGTCCGGCCGGAATTTTGGTTGAGATTCTTTGTACTGTACGGAAGACGCGTTCAGAACGAGTCCTGTTTCCTTAGATTGCGAAATATCACGTGCGCAAAGCCATAATGTCATTATCCATCGCTTATTAAGACAACGGGTGAGCCGGATCGACATGCAACGAGGGTCGCGCGAGGGGCGCGAAAGTGGTGTTATTTTGAGATCAGGGGGATCAGGATCTTGTCGGGAAAAGCGAATGCCTCGAGCACTGGGGCCAGCGTCATTCTTGGATGATTCGCTTCTCGATGCCTCCTCGGCGACAAGCCAGTGTTGCCCTTAAAATTAGCTGCTGCATGCAGTCCCCGCAAGGTATCTCAAGAAGCGTCAATGCATTTGACTGCGGCTGAAATGTGCTACGTTTACCACTCAATCAGGCTGCTCTGTCAATGCTAGGGTTATAAGTTTAAAACAGCTGTGGTTCTTTCACGTCAAAGCGCCGCTAACCGTTGGCGGCTCGATAGAGTTTGCAGAGTAACAGGTACATGCGTGCAGTGAGGGCAGCACTCGCTTTGAAGGACTAGAAGGCAACTGCAGATGGGTCCCTGGCCGCGGCGCTCGTGCTAGCGTGTCTGTAACATATACCCCTTTGTCTATTTTTCGGTGTAGTTTAGATTCAACATATAAAGGAAGTTTTCCTGAACCCTACGCACGATAAAATGATTCTCGAAACACTACGTTTCAAGGAAGCGGTTCATGGCTCAGCAGTCTAACAACCTGGGCAATGCGAACCAGGTCGTGACGACAAACACGTATGACTGGTTACAGAACCGGGAGCAGCAGGAGCGGTTGAGTGACACGGCGCACAACTCGACTGCATTTATCGGCACATTGGGGAGATGGACAAGTTTTGTGTGGCATGGCGGGGACGGAACTCCGTCGAGGTTAACACTGGGCGAAGAGCACTACGAAATTCAATATtctgtttttgagcctcTGAGAGGCTACACTGAGATACCGGTTCTCCCTGATAGAGATGCACTCACGCAGCATTTCCGGTGTGTTGTGAAAGACTGCGTTGACGCAATCACCAACTACAACATCGAATTACAGCGCATAAAAGCCGGCTCAAGCGGGTCTTATTTTGTCTACGGAACGGGAGACTCTCAAACACCGCTGGGGGTGTTCAAACCAAAGGATGAAGAACCTTACGGCCCGCTATCGCCGAAATGGACGAAGTGGGCACACAGGACATTCTTCCCCTGTTTTTTCGGGCGCAGCTGTTTGATTCCAAACCTTGGCTACATATGTGAGTCGGCGGCTAGTGTGTTGGATGAGCTCTTAGGAACCGGTTTGGTTCCCCACACTGATACGATAGTGCTGATGTCTCAGAATTTTTACGACAAAAGGAGAGCGTGGTTTGCAACGGAGCCTCGGAAACTACAGAAGTCTGGATctttccagctctttgtCAAGGATTATGTAGGCGCTGGTGAGTTTCTCGACAAGCATCCTTTCCCTGGTATGTTCAGGGAACGTGTAGATCACAAGCAGGAAGAGGAGTTTCATTGGAACGCACAGACACTACAAACGTTCcgcttgaagctggaaaagctgATTATTCTTGACTATATCATGCGTAACACTGATCGTGGACTCGACAACTGGATGATCCGTGTCCGAAAACTTTCCGATAATACCTGGGACTTAGAGCTGGCTGCTATAGACAATGGCCTCGCGTTCCCCTGGAAGCATCCCGACGAGTGGAGGTCGTTCCCATATGGGTGGCTATATCTCCCCGTGAATATCCTGGCGCAACCGTTCTCCGAATCAACAAGGCGGCACTTTTTGCCCCTGCtaacaaacaaaaaatggTGGGAAAATTGTCACTCACAACTTAGAGAGCAATTCAGCCGTGACGCTGAATTCAAGACCAGAATGTGGAAAAAGCAGTGGAGCGTTTTGAAAGGACAAGCTTTCAACGTTGTTGAAACGCTCAAAAATCCAACACAGGGCCCATTAGAGCTTGtcagaagaacaagaacgCTTGTAATTGATGAAATCATGCAAGTCCCTTCCAGTACTTTACCACTGGCTATTATACAAAGCGCTATGCGGGAATCAATTCCTTTTTCACCCTCTTCGCCAATGGTTCTTTCATCGTTACCTGAAGAGGGTACGAATTCGGGAACAGCGAAAGACTTCATCTCTCAGCGGCCCAACTTTACCGAGCaccttcaagaagttggcGAAGGAGGCCGTCCTATGACTGGTGAGTCCAGGGTGCATAACACCAAGCCATCAACTACTACTGACGCTCAACACGGACCTTCAGAAGAGGGGACTAGCGTTGGCATCCAAGCATCttacaaaacaaaaaaagttgtGATCGAGAGACTGATGCTAGTTAATTCGAAGCCCCCTGTATTTACGTGGTGGTAAAGGGTCCTTCGATTAATTTTACGTACATGATTATATGTTGatggtttttgaactcattGCAACACCGAGTTCATTTACTCAAAGGTACTCTTTAGCTGCAGGGTGTGATCAACACCATATATTTTACCGGCCAATTGATTCGCGAAGGCTGAAGGATCTTGATAGATGAATATTCTACCttggagaaagaagaatgcCTCCTCCGTTGCTGTGAACGAGCACCCCAGAGACGCCTTATTCAAAGACGACGACCATCTCGTTCAAAAATTGGGCGCGAACTTGGAGGAGAACCCACGGATTTTAGAAGTCAAGTTTGGCGAAAGCTTTGGAATTCGCGGCCGTTTATTGCGTACTCTAGCAGAACAAGATCTACTTGGTATAGGTCCCCCGGATATGGCTCACGTGACTCAATTCGACAGATTCCATCAGACTGAAACTGGAGAGTACCACTACTTGACAGGGCTCGATACTTCCTCAGAGGCTACGCCTATTGCATACTTGAATACCCTGAAGTTAGCTGGGGGCTCTTCAAAGAATAAAAATCGCGTGAGTACTTACTGCTGTACGAACGTCTTTAGTAATGTTGACATTAGAATTCGTTATGAATCGCCGAAGCATTATCAAATTAATGTCATAGACTGCATTTCAGGCTCTAGCAACATCCAGCTGACACCTGCTTTATGGGAGGAAGCGTTCGTTAGCGGCTTTGTTCGCTCCATCATCACTAACATGGATCGGGAACGTAAATTACCAGGTCTCGTTGAGTTACCATTCGCATTGGAAAACGGCTTGGCTTACTGCAAAAAGTGCATCAGCCTTGTATGCCGCTACCTGCCACGCGGTCCTGAACTTGGCTGCGACATGACAAAACACAGTTTTCCGTCTTACAAAAATAACTACATCCTTGATTCACTACTGTCGTTACTTCAAGTTGCCAACAAATTAAACGGATTCGTGGTTGGAACTTTAGAAGACCTCTGTATGCAGGATCCTGAAAATTCTGTTTGCTACAAAACAGCTATGGCTGCCGTCTTAATAAAGAGTGAAGCCAAGGACATAGTAGCCATCCAAACAATAAACAGCTCTATGCAGAACCTGTTTCCTAATGGTTTAAAAGATCTGGAACAAAGCCAACTCATACACGCGGCTGATCTCTTAAACCTACAGATAGATTTCTTAATGGTAAGAGGAGACTTTGCTCTGGCGCTTCCGCTAGCTCAAAAGGTCACATCCATTTGCTCCGATGGTTTTGAGGCATGGAACAAGCTTGCCAGATGCTATGTTGAATTAGGCAATCATGAGCAAGCATTGTTCGCTATCAATTCATTGCCTGCGCTTCCGTCCTCTGATCCCTGCAAAGATGCCATGTTACAGGAGGCTGCAAAAGAACATTTTTACAACAGGCCTTTATGCTCCACTCCACGGTCACGCCTACAATCTAATGAATATCACTTCATTTCCAGCACCCTTGGATCGGTCAAGGATCATGACCTGACTTCTATGATATATGGAAGAATCGTCATGCCACCCCAAGCAAAGAGAGGCTGTATCAAAGAGATTTGGGAAGGGCCATGCGTCGAGCTAGGTCCAATTTATGGCCCTCAAAGCAAAAATCTAATCAATTTCGTTTCACCGCAGGAAGTGGCTTCTCTGGGCGACAAGAATTTGCTGGCACGAAACTCGATGGCCAGCCAACTCAGCTGGTCCATGACGTGTGCTTACGACCTGCTTGTGCATATCATTTCGAAAATAGGCTGGAATTCGCTGCTTGAGCTGCGTTCTAGTATTTTTGTAatggaaagagaaagaggacTTGGAGATGCTGGGGTTCTGCGGCCCGAATTTAAAGCAAAACGGCTCTGCGAAAAATGGCTGGATCAGCTGTTTCTTAACCTTTACGAAGACCTAAAGATTACTTTCAACAGTCAAGAGCATCGCGAGGAACTTTATAGCGGTCTAGAGTGGGAGCTCTTGGGGCTCACGCACCTGCGCACTTGGCTGTGGGCAGATGCTGTTGCCTGTTTGCGTACCAGCATCATGGCACGCTTTGATCCTGTTAGTGCAGAGAAGTTACTAGATCTATACCTTACTCGTCGGTACCCCTCCTCTGACGTACTGGATCAAGATGTGCTCCTAGCTCTTGTTGTGGATAAGATCTCTTACGAGAGTAGATTCTACAACTTCCTCAACCTAGCCGATCTTCGGGTTTTGATCGACCTGTCTGCATCTTCCGGTGTCGATACCGTAAGAAATCATATTTACACTCTTCCGTCCGCTCAAACTGGCATTGTTGCTCTTACGGACAAGCTTCTGAACTACGTACAAGAGCTGAATGACGACTAAAGGTCCGAAACGGTTTGAAATTCCGATAAAGACCCTTAACTAGCATTCTTTATTAGCACAGGTTAtacttcaaagaaaagttaCCCTActctaaaaatttttttcgGTGTAGAACTGAACTACCCTCGCAGGCGGAAGCTCACTGGGATGGTATTAGTTGATTCAAGGCTAAAGTTGAGGAAGCTATAGTTCTACAACGTAGGGCTAGATATATCCCGTTCTCAACTTAGAGCTTTGGGCTTTAAAAACGAAACGCACGCGTTCGCTACTGCAAAATCAAGGCTAGTGAAAGTGGACACTAGTGTAATATATCAGGGGCACGAACTGTCTAGCAAGCTAGGTTGAAGTTGCCACCGCAAGAAAAGGCTGGAGATATAAGCAAGCGGTCTTGTGCAAGCTTCCCAAGTCGTTAGGTCGACGCGGACTAGTTTTTTTAACGGCATAACAAACAAATAGAGCCATGTCAGGGTCTTTCTGGAAATTCGGACAAAACTACGCAAGCGAGTCTCCCTTGTCGAAACTTTTGAATAGAGCGTTCATCAAGGTGAGTAGCGAAGAGGGTGCTCAAGATAAACAACAGGACAACGACTCTCAGGAGAAAATAAACAGGCTGCTGGCATCTCCTGGGGGCAGTAGTTCTGATGGAAGCGAATCGCTTGAAAAATCCGATGCAGATGCTGAGCACGGCTCTGCAGATCAAAACAATGCTCTACCAGATTCGGAGGCCGAATACAGAGACTATGAACCAAACATGGAGgttcttgatgagcttcttgacgatgaagagctaTACACGGAGCTTATGTGCTCtaacttcaagctgttgatatttttcaagtatCCTCAAGTGTTGGCAAAGTTAGTGGACTACGTTACTAACGAGCATGTTCTGAGCGAGAGCCTAGAggaaagcgaagaagaagacgaaaagcCAATATCAGACGCACCTAAATCAGGCGCTGATGACTCGGAGGAGcctcaaaacaaagaatcTTTGGGTGGGGACAAGAACGACAGAGAGCCTATGTCTGATCAACTTTCCGTATCATCTAATGAAACAAGTATCACGCTACCTCCGGACTCCGAGGAACAGTCGGACTCTCGGCGAGCCCGGATGGCTGCAGAAATATTATCTGCCGACGTTTGGCCTATCTCTTCCGCTTTCATGGACCATGAAGAACTTCTAGGTAGATTGTGGGCTATGCTGGATCACCCAGCTCCCCTTTCTATCGTTGCATCGACGTACTTCATGAAAATCAATGAAAGACTGCTGGATATGGATATATCCGGCATGCTGCATTTCATCTTAGCTCAAGATGATCTTGTTGATAGATTCCTAAAGCACACTGACAACCCTCCTCTCATGGACTACCTACTGAAAGTAATTTCGACTGACAAGCCGGATACCTCCACTGGTgtcattgagaagctcgGAAGTCAGGAGTTAATTCCGAAACTCCTTGATCACTTAG
This is a stretch of genomic DNA from Lachancea thermotolerans CBS 6340 chromosome D complete sequence. It encodes these proteins:
- the GSH1 gene encoding glutamate--cysteine ligase (similar to uniprot|P32477 Saccharomyces cerevisiae YJL101C GSH1 Gamma glutamylcysteine synthetase catalyzes the first step in the gamma-glutamyl cycle for glutathione (GSH) biosynthesis expression induced by oxidants cadmium and mercury); its protein translation is MGLLSLGTPLEWPESRQYNDHVRKNGIEQLLYIFLAANGRKNDPLLWGDEIEYMMCKIDDAGRNAVLAVDDDDVLCALNTEDVGVCQAHNTSFHPEYGRYMIEATPARPYTGFMSNYVEENMGERRAIVDSKLEKRGVELLSLAVFPRMGCPGFTDLSESWDHHNSASRSLYLPDEIINRHARFPTLTANIRTRRGEKVCMNVPMYKDKRTPDHDDTVFVRDWFTIEDKEGPLASKPGHIYMDSMGFGMGCSCLQLTFQAPTVDKARYLYDSLVNFAPIFLAATAASPAFKGWLADQDVRWNVISGAVDDRTPYERSTEPLLPEYNNGNGKSLNEHPMRIPKSRYSAVDLYLGGNSFFDREFNDTDVPVNQEVLERLQSNDIFPMDFDLARHFSHLFIRDPLVVFQERVDQDNKHSTDHFENIQSTNWQTLRFKPPTQEATPENKKCPGWRVEFRPMEIHLTDFENAAYANFIYLVVECLLTFSDDINAYVPMSEVWKNMEIAHRRDAVLDEEFYWKIGFNKEGTRKLSFTEIFHHPESGIFPQFIDRILVHKGFVSSSWTELKNSRQSAHLRLYYYLKLISDRATGALPTTARFLRDFILNHPDYKEDSRLTSVINYDMLKLASRLTHLDDTNGELTRFFGEEIVQFLR
- the LSB6 gene encoding 1-phosphatidylinositol 4-kinase LSB6 (similar to uniprot|P42951 Saccharomyces cerevisiae YJL100W LSB6 Phosphatidylinositol 4-kinase that binds Las17p which is a homolog of human Wiskott-Aldrich Syndrome protein involved in actin patch assembly and actin polymerization), encoding MAQQSNNLGNANQVVTTNTYDWLQNREQQERLSDTAHNSTAFIGTLGRWTSFVWHGGDGTPSRLTLGEEHYEIQYSVFEPLRGYTEIPVLPDRDALTQHFRCVVKDCVDAITNYNIELQRIKAGSSGSYFVYGTGDSQTPLGVFKPKDEEPYGPLSPKWTKWAHRTFFPCFFGRSCLIPNLGYICESAASVLDELLGTGLVPHTDTIVLMSQNFYDKRRAWFATEPRKLQKSGSFQLFVKDYVGAGEFLDKHPFPGMFRERVDHKQEEEFHWNAQTLQTFRLKLEKLIILDYIMRNTDRGLDNWMIRVRKLSDNTWDLELAAIDNGLAFPWKHPDEWRSFPYGWLYLPVNILAQPFSESTRRHFLPLLTNKKWWENCHSQLREQFSRDAEFKTRMWKKQWSVLKGQAFNVVETLKNPTQGPLELVRRTRTLVIDEIMQVPSSTLPLAIIQSAMRESIPFSPSSPMVLSSLPEEGTNSGTAKDFISQRPNFTEHLQEVGEGGRPMTGESRVHNTKPSTTTDAQHGPSEEGTSVGIQASYKTKKVVIERLMLVNSKPPVFTWW
- the CHS6 gene encoding Chs6p (similar to uniprot|P36122 Saccharomyces cerevisiae YKR027W FMP50 The authentic non-tagged protein was localized to the mitochondria and uniprot|P40955 Saccharomyces cerevisiae YJL099w CHS6 chitin biosynthesis protein), producing the protein MNILPWRKKNASSVAVNEHPRDALFKDDDHLVQKLGANLEENPRILEVKFGESFGIRGRLLRTLAEQDLLGIGPPDMAHVTQFDRFHQTETGEYHYLTGLDTSSEATPIAYLNTLKLAGGSSKNKNRVSTYCCTNVFSNVDIRIRYESPKHYQINVIDCISGSSNIQLTPALWEEAFVSGFVRSIITNMDRERKLPGLVELPFALENGLAYCKKCISLVCRYLPRGPELGCDMTKHSFPSYKNNYILDSLLSLLQVANKLNGFVVGTLEDLCMQDPENSVCYKTAMAAVLIKSEAKDIVAIQTINSSMQNLFPNGLKDLEQSQLIHAADLLNLQIDFLMVRGDFALALPLAQKVTSICSDGFEAWNKLARCYVELGNHEQALFAINSLPALPSSDPCKDAMLQEAAKEHFYNRPLCSTPRSRLQSNEYHFISSTLGSVKDHDLTSMIYGRIVMPPQAKRGCIKEIWEGPCVELGPIYGPQSKNLINFVSPQEVASLGDKNLLARNSMASQLSWSMTCAYDLLVHIISKIGWNSLLELRSSIFVMERERGLGDAGVLRPEFKAKRLCEKWLDQLFLNLYEDLKITFNSQEHREELYSGLEWELLGLTHLRTWLWADAVACLRTSIMARFDPVSAEKLLDLYLTRRYPSSDVLDQDVLLALVVDKISYESRFYNFLNLADLRVLIDLSASSGVDTVRNHIYTLPSAQTGIVALTDKLLNYVQELNDD